The Calliphora vicina chromosome 3, idCalVici1.1, whole genome shotgun sequence genome contains a region encoding:
- the LOC135954024 gene encoding uncharacterized protein LOC135954024 codes for MCVHLLQEPSAETFSKPINSATNEISFPNFCQILMNIQAVVDKVFPNLTTNYKNSDWLWERAILAPKIYDVNNRITDNVSPEFKRAKIMQRIKIDSPNLIEAKIIGGRFKENSRINTTSLNNTALEVAPSGCGGRSNITLENSTSVSAPVVIQHRHRFATLSCISGGNVNNNGEDGDISVEQNNQFIVNRQQQEQNQRRRPFLCRTPPPNYHSLPATPPPSYTPHPQQLHLQRAYQEQQQTVRLPENSRDDNVNNDEQQEQPAQQQQQSTHHHHQQQQQLQPLRDFQVPEALALPHEGHGVLNRLNVGRNGINEPTVVNRQVGLANGRCATRNVATVSPNHHQQQHQQQIQQRRRKQRRRNLYLLQQQQQQQHQQQLQQINPTLGNHTTDSESSTSLTDASESDNDIICIGSTRDQRRRRRQRLLKLRDAYCPDLLNACSLILLQQQTSDSTVGSFTDTPPPPPEEHFNESTDYVEIDEFQQSNSRQNGGQIKTQSLSQIYEQIHQCETDTYASHNNRLNGVGLAGERDEREDEENQRLYYNNKQEMGQSLSIRRPRISLTWVLREQSQNQQQQQQQNEQQQQQNTKKEEEKPTKEEKKENITDLNNVLNNNQIINNRVNKLDHHSSGVEKKKYRLKHIPGNSEPLNGYATTPTGYTNTPNALGSQKFFSNQNLLEYHKDEGHCKPASKDLLFVCTPQRVPDSFGGSTMDVLALAKKRNEIRKKLATKMAHFRSESQTPRLVNNISNGVQLKRDTKSSLKSGSYSEPSLIAASEGNSRRHRHRKRRERNRSQKFGYEIKNVDEFLNKCSLASPGNIPMVLSTSCILYQTRPGGYQTEISLPLGMVVNAVFKNQNWLYVQTPHAEEGYVNYTTCLPLGILPPEARKESSSHSKPTPCWESNGDIFPKPCGNMTDSEKEIHLRVGSRSEGARTPHLKNPATDNDTATVISVKTENTDCLNGNATSSSMYGEQQVDKLYLRAASQPKLNEKTSYAQLKIIRNHSSAKSQSSAHTNDEYVTLQKHHQHQQQHQPQPQPHQIKQKHVHTNQPVQKTYITRTFITNGHNGQHLHPKDMKTNLQQQQQLLQPTTNCNLKTSNSTTMLQQHQQQQQTNSPTTITVTSFPANKHQLQTSQQHQSQSSLQHNQQQQHNQHTLVAPRSVLNAIRRSTAHCGQRQTLVAITTDYTTDALTLHKGDIVTLCECRETKDHRQWFYVRTRDGRQGYIPAEVAGHGYL; via the exons ATGTGTGTGCATTTGCTGCAAGAACCTTCTGCTGAAACATTCTCAAAACCAATTAATTccgccacaaatgagatttcgttcccgaacttctgccaaatcctaatgaatattcaagccgttgtcgacaaggtattTCCAAatcttacaaccaactacaaaaattcggattggctgtgggaacgtgcaattCTGGCACCCAAAatttatgatgttaacaa CCGGATCACCGATAATGTTTCTCCGGAATTTAAACgcgccaaaattatgcaacggaTCAAGATTgattcaccaaatttaattgaggcaaaAATAATCGGTGGCAGATTCAAAG AAAACAGTCGGATTAATACAACGTCCCTTAATAATACTGCACTTGAAGTAGCACCAAGTGGTTGTGGTGGTCGTAGTAATATTACTTTGGAAAATTCCACATCAGTGTCAGCCCCAGTTGTCATACAGCATAGACATCGTTTTGCAACATTGAGTTGCATTAGTGGCGGCAATGTCAATAATAATGGGGAAGATGGCGACATTAGCGTCGAGcaaaataaccaatttattgtaaatcgaCAGCAGCAGGAGCAAAATCAAAGACGACGACCCTTTTTGTGTCGCACACCACCACCAAATTATCACTCATTGCCTGCAACACCCCCACCATCGTATACGCCGCATCCGCAACAACTCCATCTGCAGCGAGCGTATCAAGAGCAACAACAAACTGTGCGATTACCGGAAAACTCAAGAGACGACAATGTGAACAATGACGAACAACAGGAACAACCGGCTCAGCAGCAACAGCAGAgtactcatcatcatcatcaacagcagcagcaattgCAACCTTTAAGGGATTTTCAAGTACCGGAAGCACTTGCGCTACCCCATGAAGGGCATGGAGTATTAAATAGGCTAAATGTTGGAAGAAATGGCATAAATGAGCCAACGGTTGTAAATAGACAAGTAGGATTAGCTAATGGAAGATGTGCCACAAGAAATGTGGCAACAGTGTCACCaaatcatcatcagcagcagcatcaaCAACAGATACAACAAAGAAGACGGAAGCAACGCAGACgtaatctttatttattacaacaacaacaacagcagcagcaccaacaacaactgcaacaaattaATCCAACCCTTGGCAATCATACCACAGATTCTGAAAGCTCTACAAGTTTAACGGACGCCAGTGAAAGTGACAATGACATCATTTGTATAGGCAGCACAAGAGATCAAAGAAGACGTCGCCGGCAACGTTTACTTAAATTAAGAG ATGCATATTGTCCTGACTTGTTAAATGCCTGCTCATTAATTTTACTTCAACAACAGACAAGTGATTCAACAGTCGGTAGTTTTACTGATACACCACCACCGCCACCCGAAGAACATTTTAATGAGTCAACCGATTACGTGGAAATCGATGAATTTCAACAGTCAAACAGTCGACAAAATGGTGGACAAATTAAAACACAAAGTTTATCACAAATCTATGAACAAATCCATCAATGTGAAACAGATACGTATGCATCGCACAACAATAGACTGAATGGAGTGGGATTGGCGGGAGAAAGAGACGAGAGAGAAGACGAAGAAAACCAAAGATTATACTATAATAACAAACAGGAAATGGGTCAAAGTTTAAGTATACGAAGACCAAGAATATCACTAACCTGGGTATTGAGAGAACAATCACAAaaccaacaacagcagcagcaacaaaacgaacagcaacaacaacaaaataccaaaaaggAAGAGGAGAAACCGACTAAGGAAGAGAAAAAGGAGAATATTACCGATTTAAATAATGTTCTCAATAACAATCAAATTATAAACAATCGCGTTAATAAACTGGATCATCATTCATCAGGGGTAGAGAAGAAAAAATATCGTTTGAAGCATATACCCGGCAACAGTGAACCCCTAAACGGCTATGCTACCACACCCACAGGCTACACCAATACTCCCAATGCCCTGGGTTCTCAGAAATTCTTTagcaatcaaaatttattggaataTCACAAAGATGAAGGCCACTGTAAGCCCGCCTCAAAGGATTTACTATTTGTCTGTACGCCTCAAAGAGTTCCGGATAGTTTTGGTGGTTCCACCATGGATGTCTTGGCATTGGCTAAGAAACGTAATGAAATACGCAAGAAATTGGCCACGAAAATGGCCCACTTCCGTTCTGAATCACAAACACCCCGATTAGTCAATAATATTAGTAATGGTGTGCAATTGAAAAGGGACACAAAGTCCTCCTTAAAATCAGGATCCTATTCAGAACCTAGTCTTATAGCTGCCTCTGAGGGCAACTCCCGCAGACATCGTCATCGCAAGCGGCGAGAAAGAAATCGCAGCCAAAAATTCGGCTATGAAATCAAAAATGTCGATGAATTCTTAAACAAATGTTCGCTGGCCTCACCGGGCAATATACCCATGGTTTTATCTACCTCATGCATACTGTATCAAACAAGACCGGGCGGCTATCAAACGGAGATATCACTCCCTTTGGGAATGGTGGTGAATGcagtatttaaaaatcaaaattggcTGTATGTGCAAACACCGCATGCGGAAGAAGGTTATGTTAACTACACCACCTGTTTACCGCTGGGCATTCTGCCACCCGAAGCACGCAAGGAGTCTTCCAGTCATAGCAAACCTACACCATGTTGGGAATCTAATGGTGATATATTTCCCAAACCCTGTGGCAATATGACAGACTCCGAAAAGGAAATACATTTAAGAGTAGGCTCCCGTAGTGAAGGCGCCCGCACTCCACATCTGAAAAATCCTGCCACAGATAATGATACGGCCACTGTAATATCAGTGAAGACAGAAAACACCGACTGTCTTAACGGCAATGCCACCTCCTCCTCTATGTATGGCGAACAACAGGTAGATAAATTGTATTTGAGGGCAGCCTCCCAACCCAAACTTAATGAGAAGACATCATATgctcaattaaaaattatacgTAATCATTCATCGGCCAAGTCGCAATCATCAGCACACACCAATGATGAATATGTTACATTGCAAAAGCATCATCAGCACCAGCAGCAGCACCAGCCACAGCCACAGCCACACCAAATCAAACAAAAGCATGTACATACAAATCAACCCGTACAAAAGACTTACATTACACGCACTTTCATTACCAATGGCCATAATGGCCAACATTTGCATCCGAAAGATATGAAAACAAAtctgcaacagcagcagcaactacTACAGCCAACAACTAATTGTAACCTTAAAACTTCGAACTCAACAACAATGCTACAAcaacaccagcaacaacaacaaacaaatagcCCAACAACCATAACAGTTACTTCATTTCCAGCCAACAAACATCAACTACAAACTTCACAACAGCATCAATCTCAATCATCATTACAACATAATCAGCAACAGCAGCATAATCAACACACACTGGTTGCCCCACGTTCCGTATTGAA